One part of the Ignisphaera cupida genome encodes these proteins:
- a CDS encoding NAD(P)/FAD-dependent oxidoreductase, producing MEKLYDVAIVGGGVAGLFAAYELSTYGFGRLRIAVIEMGSGNPFRTCPMLNLKKLARDRECVLCRPCHVMSGVGGAITFSSGTMNLRPDVGGDLDKLLGSWEEAEKLIQYVDSILVKFGAPDNVYTMDYDQASELERLAAKAGAKFVPTPQRLIGSENMPKVIANIVDYLKSREVAIHDYTEVLDIEPIGEKIKIKTTKGDIISKYVIIAPGRVGAEWFSQLARKRGIDVEPGPLDIGVRVEVPAYVTEPITKIVRDPKIIMYTKSYDDKARTFCTNPNGLVVEERYPDDSVGVNGESFATIKSKNTNFALLVTVRLTDPFEDTVAYGKSIARLATKLGGGKPIIQRFGDLEAGRRSTWSRIERSVVDPTLKSVTPGDIAMAYPYRVVVNIIEALKRLDIIMPGVASQQTLLYAPEIKFYSIRARVTRELETNIKNVFVAGDGAGLSRGMNVAAATGVIASRSILNREGIDIEKY from the coding sequence ATGGAGAAGTTATATGATGTTGCTATTGTTGGTGGTGGTGTAGCAGGACTTTTTGCAGCTTATGAGCTTTCAACATATGGATTTGGAAGACTTAGAATAGCAGTTATTGAAATGGGTAGTGGAAATCCTTTTAGAACATGCCCAATGCTGAATCTGAAAAAACTTGCAAGGGATAGGGAGTGTGTTCTTTGCAGACCATGCCATGTCATGTCAGGAGTTGGTGGGGCAATAACGTTTAGCAGTGGCACAATGAATCTAAGGCCAGATGTTGGTGGGGATCTTGATAAGCTTCTTGGCAGCTGGGAAGAGGCTGAGAAGCTCATTCAATATGTTGATAGCATTTTAGTTAAGTTTGGAGCACCTGATAATGTGTATACAATGGACTATGACCAAGCATCAGAACTTGAAAGATTAGCAGCAAAGGCAGGAGCAAAATTTGTTCCAACTCCTCAGAGACTTATAGGCTCTGAAAATATGCCAAAGGTTATAGCAAACATTGTTGATTACTTGAAAAGTAGAGAAGTTGCAATACATGACTATACAGAGGTCTTGGATATAGAGCCTATTGGTGAGAAGATAAAAATAAAAACAACTAAAGGTGATATAATATCCAAGTATGTTATCATAGCCCCTGGGAGAGTTGGTGCTGAGTGGTTTTCTCAATTAGCAAGGAAAAGGGGTATAGATGTTGAGCCTGGGCCTTTAGACATTGGTGTAAGAGTTGAGGTTCCAGCATATGTAACAGAGCCTATCACCAAAATTGTTAGAGATCCAAAGATAATAATGTACACAAAAAGCTATGATGACAAGGCAAGAACTTTTTGCACAAATCCAAATGGTCTTGTAGTTGAGGAAAGATACCCAGATGATTCTGTTGGTGTAAATGGAGAGAGTTTTGCAACTATAAAAAGCAAGAACACAAACTTTGCACTTCTCGTAACAGTTAGATTAACAGATCCATTTGAGGATACTGTTGCATATGGAAAAAGCATTGCAAGATTAGCAACAAAACTTGGAGGAGGAAAACCAATAATTCAAAGATTTGGAGATTTGGAAGCTGGTAGAAGAAGTACATGGTCAAGAATAGAAAGAAGTGTTGTTGATCCAACATTGAAATCTGTAACTCCAGGAGATATAGCAATGGCATACCCATACAGGGTTGTTGTGAATATTATAGAAGCATTGAAGAGACTAGATATAATAATGCCTGGAGTAGCATCTCAACAAACACTGTTGTATGCGCCAGAAATAAAGTTTTATAGTATAAGAGCTAGGGTTACAAGAGAACTTGAAACAAATATTAAGAATGTTTTTGTTGCAGGAGATGGTGCAGGGCTTTCAAGAGGTATGAATGTTGCAGCAGCAACTGGTGTTATTGCATCTAGATCTATTTTGAATAGAGAGGGAATAGATATTGAAAAATATTAA
- a CDS encoding NUDIX hydrolase translates to MSKEAPAIIRDEFLCKGKRISLFKRIIKIGDKVVEKDVVKFGKAVVIVPVLNNGKIVFIRQWRASVNSWVLEVPAGRVEDGESPEAAAMRELREETGYVANKLTPLATVFVSPGYSDEIQTIFVAKELKFVGASPEAGEILANVYMTPQEYLDTLNSGGIADLKTLAAVLLYINLYDE, encoded by the coding sequence ATGAGTAAAGAAGCTCCTGCTATAATTCGTGATGAGTTCTTGTGCAAAGGTAAAAGAATTTCATTGTTTAAAAGAATTATAAAAATTGGGGATAAAGTTGTTGAGAAAGATGTTGTGAAATTTGGTAAGGCTGTTGTGATTGTGCCTGTTCTTAACAATGGCAAAATTGTTTTCATTAGACAGTGGAGAGCATCTGTTAACTCATGGGTTTTGGAGGTGCCAGCAGGAAGAGTTGAAGATGGTGAATCCCCTGAGGCTGCTGCAATGAGAGAGCTTAGGGAGGAAACAGGGTATGTTGCTAATAAGCTTACTCCTCTTGCAACAGTGTTTGTATCGCCTGGTTATAGTGATGAAATTCAAACAATTTTTGTTGCTAAAGAACTTAAATTTGTTGGTGCATCGCCAGAAGCCGGAGAGATCTTAGCCAATGTTTATATGACTCCTCAAGAATATTTAGATACTTTAAACAGTGGTGGTATAGCTGATTTAAAGACCTTGGCTGCTGTGCTATTGTATATCAATTTATATGATGAATAG
- the rpiA gene encoding ribose-5-phosphate isomerase RpiA — MFSDVDIAKQKAAEEALKRVLSLKPRILGVGTGSTVDVFIDMLPRFEKELRNVTFVCVSLYSAYRVAQKGFNVSQLSVVSEVDVYVDGADEIDSNMNMIKGGGGASTLEKIVAYASRYKIFIVDYTKLVKRLGEKHSIPVEVLPEALNVVYKKLKELGFEVSIRMVKSGKYGFVVSDTRGVILDVKPSTDFDPKELELILKRIPGVVETGLFVDMADEIIVGYPDRVEVLRRIKT, encoded by the coding sequence TTGTTTAGCGATGTTGATATTGCAAAGCAAAAAGCTGCTGAAGAAGCATTGAAGAGAGTATTATCTCTAAAGCCAAGAATTCTTGGAGTTGGTACAGGATCAACTGTAGATGTTTTTATAGATATGCTTCCAAGATTTGAGAAAGAGCTTAGGAATGTTACTTTTGTTTGTGTTTCCCTTTACTCTGCATATAGAGTTGCCCAAAAAGGATTCAATGTTTCACAATTGAGTGTTGTAAGCGAGGTTGATGTTTATGTTGATGGAGCTGATGAGATTGATAGCAACATGAACATGATCAAAGGTGGGGGAGGGGCCTCAACACTGGAAAAAATAGTTGCTTATGCCTCTCGCTACAAAATATTTATTGTTGATTATACAAAGCTTGTGAAAAGACTTGGAGAAAAACATTCAATACCTGTAGAGGTTTTGCCAGAGGCTTTAAATGTTGTTTATAAAAAACTCAAAGAGCTTGGGTTTGAGGTAAGTATAAGAATGGTAAAGTCAGGAAAGTATGGTTTTGTGGTTTCAGATACAAGAGGTGTTATTTTAGATGTTAAGCCTTCTACTGATTTCGATCCTAAAGAGCTTGAACTTATTTTAAAAAGAATTCCAGGAGTTGTTGAAACAGGGCTTTTTGTGGATATGGCTGATGAGATAATTGTTGGATATCCAGATAGGGTAGAGGTTTTGAGAAGAATTAAAACATAG
- a CDS encoding cation diffusion facilitator family transporter, translating to MENRKDARKFAGYLEGWVSIAINTILFIAKFYYGVLFNSIAVVADSIHTLSDSLTSVVVILGFWIGYKPADEEHPFGHGRAELIATIVIGSMLVMVGIDFIQRSVNKLLSREGLIFSWILVAVLAISAIVKEALALWAIKLGKKYEAQSIIADAWHHRSDAIASALLAIAIVLSETLWWLDGVLGVVVSAIIIATAIKLVIETASEILGKAPSEEDLKKLEKIVYETSPLVKDVHHVHIHKYGAHIEVTLHVRLDPVMSLNMAHEIATQIEKNIREKLGWEATVHVEPVRKG from the coding sequence ATGGAAAACAGAAAAGATGCAAGGAAGTTTGCAGGTTATTTGGAGGGTTGGGTCTCAATAGCTATAAACACGATTTTATTCATTGCAAAGTTCTATTACGGTGTTTTGTTTAATTCCATAGCTGTTGTTGCAGATTCTATTCACACTTTATCAGATTCTTTAACATCTGTTGTTGTTATACTTGGGTTTTGGATAGGATATAAACCAGCTGATGAAGAGCATCCATTTGGACATGGAAGGGCTGAGCTTATTGCAACCATTGTTATAGGCTCTATGCTTGTAATGGTTGGCATAGACTTTATTCAGAGAAGTGTTAATAAACTTCTATCCAGAGAGGGATTGATTTTTAGCTGGATTCTTGTTGCAGTTCTCGCAATATCAGCTATAGTTAAAGAGGCTTTAGCTCTATGGGCTATAAAGCTTGGCAAAAAGTATGAGGCGCAATCAATAATTGCTGATGCATGGCATCATAGAAGTGATGCAATAGCCTCTGCCTTGCTTGCTATTGCAATAGTGCTTAGCGAAACTCTTTGGTGGCTTGATGGTGTTTTAGGCGTAGTTGTCTCAGCAATAATAATAGCAACAGCAATAAAGCTTGTTATAGAAACTGCGAGTGAAATACTTGGAAAAGCACCATCTGAAGAAGATCTTAAGAAACTTGAGAAGATAGTGTATGAGACAAGTCCCTTAGTTAAAGATGTTCATCATGTGCATATACATAAATATGGTGCACATATTGAGGTAACACTTCATGTGAGGCTAGATCCTGTTATGAGCTTGAATATGGCACATGAAATAGCAACACAAATAGAGAAAAATATTAGGGAAAAACTTGGTTGGGAAGCAACTGTGCATGTAGAACCTGTTAGAAAAGGATAA
- a CDS encoding TIGR00304 family membrane protein, translated as MMSLLQLFIILIFSAFIIIFIGFLILFAKTLSEQRRKEGEKRVEGGAVIIVGPIPFVFGTSTEVTKILMILAIALTIVAIVAFILLNYITINPFLAWR; from the coding sequence ATGATGTCTCTGCTACAACTATTTATAATATTAATCTTCTCAGCTTTTATCATAATTTTCATAGGTTTTCTAATTCTCTTTGCAAAAACATTGAGTGAGCAACGTCGTAAGGAAGGTGAGAAGAGAGTTGAGGGCGGTGCAGTAATTATAGTTGGTCCAATACCATTTGTTTTCGGAACTAGTACAGAAGTGACAAAGATTTTGATGATACTGGCTATCGCACTAACAATTGTTGCTATAGTAGCGTTCATACTTTTGAATTACATTACGATTAATCCATTTTTAGCTTGGAGGTGA
- a CDS encoding sugar phosphate isomerase/epimerase family protein: MAKIVLGLNLSWAVKRWPMPDEWSEIVAKNDVKYVQFSFDLFDPRSTQAAVEHMAGLIRDAIKRYGIVIHSTFTGLAAYSYNLLAHPDPIIRMDAVDWYTKAIDFTSKIDVKATGGHIGAKSVRDYKDASRRTFMDLVLFDTVKALRKYAQSKGLEMILWEPLPVPRETPWNMAETEEVLRKANEGAGVAVKLNIDVGHQCTLQGVEASPYEWLKRFAPQSPAVHIQQTDGKADRHWPFTEEYNKIGIIKPDKLIEAIEQSGAKEVYLFLEYIPPFEAPDDEVLQNLEISVKYLKQFIPTT, encoded by the coding sequence ATGGCAAAAATCGTACTTGGTTTAAATCTTAGCTGGGCTGTTAAGAGATGGCCTATGCCAGATGAATGGAGCGAAATCGTTGCTAAAAATGATGTAAAATATGTTCAGTTCTCATTTGATTTGTTCGATCCAAGATCTACTCAAGCTGCTGTTGAACATATGGCAGGTCTCATTAGGGATGCTATTAAGAGATATGGTATAGTTATACACTCAACATTTACAGGTCTTGCAGCATATTCATATAATCTCCTGGCACATCCTGATCCCATTATAAGAATGGATGCTGTTGACTGGTATACGAAAGCAATTGACTTTACTTCAAAAATTGATGTAAAGGCAACTGGTGGGCATATTGGAGCAAAAAGTGTTAGAGACTATAAAGATGCTAGCAGAAGAACTTTCATGGATTTAGTGCTATTTGATACTGTAAAAGCATTGAGAAAATATGCACAATCAAAAGGTTTAGAGATGATTTTATGGGAGCCATTACCTGTTCCAAGAGAAACTCCATGGAATATGGCAGAAACAGAAGAGGTTCTAAGAAAAGCTAATGAGGGTGCTGGAGTAGCTGTAAAACTCAATATAGATGTTGGTCACCAGTGTACCTTACAAGGAGTAGAGGCAAGTCCATATGAATGGCTAAAGAGATTTGCTCCACAATCCCCTGCAGTCCACATTCAGCAAACAGATGGTAAAGCTGATAGACATTGGCCATTCACAGAAGAGTACAACAAAATTGGAATAATAAAACCAGATAAACTAATTGAAGCAATAGAGCAGTCAGGTGCTAAAGAGGTTTATCTATTTCTAGAGTATATACCACCATTTGAAGCTCCAGATGACGAAGTTTTACAAAATCTTGAAATCTCTGTAAAATATCTCAAACAATTCATACCAACAACATAA
- a CDS encoding aminotransferase class V-fold PLP-dependent enzyme, translating into MLNADEVRKDFPILNRMIHERKLVYFDNAASTLKPIQVIEAIKNFYVNHYANVHRGFHTLSQEASQMYEQAHETLAKFINAYSWDEIVFVNNTTEGLNLVAYSWGLHNINEGDEIVLTVMDHHSSMLPWRHIAKIKKARIKYINVTNDGYLNYDQLDEVINEKTKVVAFPIASNVLGTINDVRKIVKKAREVGALVVADGAQSVPHMPTDVRELGVDFLAFSGHKMLGPTGSGVLWGRRDLLQELKPFKVGGDTIKDVTLDDVIWLNPPWKFEAGTPNIEAAIGLAVAAEYLMKIGMENVRRHEIELVEYMLKMMLETFGDEIIYYGPKNTHHKTGVVAFNVKNLHFHIVAQALDYFGIAVRSGMHCAHPLHYALRISHEYPPPQSVPDEVDERLKRFGSVRASFYIYNTKEEIDYFIGSLSMIILLREQLKTKPVEAVCTGT; encoded by the coding sequence ATGCTAAACGCTGATGAGGTTAGAAAGGATTTTCCAATACTAAATAGGATGATTCATGAAAGAAAGCTTGTATACTTCGATAATGCTGCCTCAACTTTGAAGCCCATTCAAGTTATAGAAGCTATAAAAAATTTTTATGTGAATCACTATGCCAATGTTCATAGAGGCTTTCATACCCTTAGTCAAGAAGCTAGTCAAATGTATGAACAAGCACATGAAACGCTAGCTAAATTCATAAATGCTTATTCATGGGATGAAATAGTATTTGTGAATAACACTACAGAGGGTTTAAATCTTGTAGCATATTCTTGGGGTCTTCACAACATTAATGAAGGAGATGAAATAGTTTTAACAGTAATGGATCATCACAGCTCAATGCTTCCTTGGAGACATATCGCAAAAATAAAAAAAGCTAGAATTAAATACATAAACGTTACAAATGATGGTTATTTAAACTATGATCAGCTCGATGAGGTTATAAATGAAAAAACAAAAGTTGTTGCCTTCCCTATTGCAAGTAATGTTCTTGGCACAATAAATGATGTTAGAAAGATTGTTAAAAAAGCTAGGGAGGTTGGCGCTTTGGTTGTTGCAGATGGTGCTCAAAGCGTTCCTCATATGCCAACTGATGTGAGGGAACTTGGAGTAGATTTTCTTGCTTTTAGTGGACATAAAATGCTTGGGCCAACAGGTAGTGGTGTTTTGTGGGGTAGAAGGGATTTGCTGCAGGAATTAAAGCCATTCAAAGTTGGTGGAGATACAATTAAGGATGTTACACTAGATGATGTTATATGGCTTAATCCGCCGTGGAAATTTGAAGCTGGTACACCAAACATAGAAGCGGCTATAGGACTTGCAGTAGCAGCGGAGTATTTGATGAAAATTGGAATGGAGAATGTTAGAAGACATGAGATTGAACTAGTTGAATATATGCTTAAGATGATGTTAGAAACTTTTGGAGATGAAATAATTTATTATGGGCCTAAAAACACGCATCATAAAACAGGTGTAGTGGCGTTTAATGTCAAGAATTTGCATTTTCATATTGTTGCACAAGCACTTGATTATTTCGGTATTGCTGTAAGGTCTGGAATGCATTGCGCACATCCACTTCACTACGCTCTTAGGATTAGTCATGAATATCCCCCACCACAATCAGTACCTGATGAAGTTGATGAAAGACTCAAAAGATTTGGTAGTGTTAGAGCTAGTTTCTATATATATAACACTAAGGAGGAAATAGACTACTTCATAGGATCATTATCAATGATTATATTACTTAGAGAACAACTAAAAACAAAACCTGTGGAAGCCGTTTGCACTGGAACATAA
- the mobA gene encoding molybdenum cofactor guanylyltransferase, with translation MIAAILAGGKSTRFGQGIDKCLYPIYGKPMIMFVYSKLVKSKQFMDLYIVTSWEKAEHFSSLGLKVFIDNFLLGPLPAIYQILKMFKSVFVIGCDTPLIEVTSIERFCSLCLDSADACIPMWRTSRYLEPLFAVYRDALLKTLEMCFYSGEYSIAKCLKDRASVQYIDAENVFRFPYKEVFNVNTIEDLNKLYDVGYDELV, from the coding sequence GTGATAGCAGCAATACTAGCTGGAGGGAAATCGACAAGGTTTGGACAAGGCATTGACAAATGTCTTTATCCCATCTATGGAAAGCCCATGATAATGTTTGTATACAGTAAGCTTGTAAAATCGAAACAATTTATGGATTTATACATTGTTACATCTTGGGAAAAAGCAGAACACTTTTCTTCATTAGGATTGAAAGTTTTTATAGACAATTTTTTGTTGGGACCATTACCTGCCATATACCAAATTTTAAAAATGTTCAAATCAGTTTTTGTTATTGGATGTGACACTCCCCTTATTGAAGTCACTAGTATTGAGAGGTTTTGTTCTCTTTGCTTAGATAGTGCAGATGCCTGTATTCCAATGTGGAGAACAAGCAGGTATTTAGAGCCCTTGTTTGCAGTATATAGAGATGCTCTTTTGAAGACTTTAGAGATGTGTTTTTATAGTGGTGAATACAGCATAGCTAAATGTTTAAAAGATAGAGCATCTGTTCAATACATAGATGCTGAAAATGTTTTTAGGTTTCCATATAAAGAGGTTTTCAATGTGAATACTATAGAAGATTTAAATAAATTATATGACGTGGGTTATGATGAACTTGTTTAG